TACGTCGTCTACAAGGACGACTTCAAGGGCAACAGCTACCAGGCCGGCAACGCCATCGACGGGCGCAAGGCGTACACGCTGGGGGTCAAGGCCAACTACCAGAACAAGCTCGAAGCCGAACTGCAGTACACCGAGTTCTGGGGCGGCGGGCAGAACAACGGCATTCGCGACCGCGACAACGTCGGGTTCAACCTCAAGTATTTCTTGTGAGTCCACAGGTTTTTTGAATTCGGAGAACGAACATGTTTCCTGCATCACGACTGACCAAGACCACACTGGCGTTGCTCTTGAGCCTAACCGCCGCAAGCGCACTGGCGGCCATCTCGCCCCAGCAGGCCGAACAACTGAAGACCTCGCTGACCCCCATGGGCGCCGAGCGCGCTGGCAACGCTGCCGGCACCATCCCGGCCTGGACCGGCGGCATCACCCAGGCGCCGACCGGCTACAAACCTGGCCAGCATCACCCCGATCCGTACGCGGCGGACAAACCGCTGTTCACCATCACCAAGGCCAATCTCGACCAGTACAAGGCTCATCTCAGCCCCGGTCAGATCGCCCTGTTCAGCAGCTACCCCGACACCTTCCAGATGCTGGTCTATCCCTCGCGCCGGTCCGGCTCGGCGCCGCAATGGCTGTATGACAACACTCTGAAAAATGCGACCTCGGCCAAACTGCTGGAGGGCGGCAGCGGGTTCGCCGATGCCTATGGCGGCGTGCCGTTTCCGGTGCCCAAGGATGGCGTCGAAGTGTTGTGGAACCACATCACCCGCTATCGCGGCATCTACGTGGTCCGTCGCGCTTCCGAAGCGCCGGTGCAGCGCAACGGCAGCTTCGCGCTGGTGACCTCGCAGCAGGAAGGCTTCTTCAACTACTACCGCCCGGGCGGCCAGTTCGCCGACCTGAAAAACATCCTGTTCTACTACCTCGCCTTCGTGAAAAGCCCGGCGCGTCTGGCCGGTGGTGCCGCACTGGTTCACGAAACGCTGGACCAGCTCAAGGACCCGCGCCAGGCCTGGATCTATGACGCCGGCCAACGCCGCGTCCGCCGTGCGCCGAACCTCGCCTACGACACGCCGATCGCTTCCTCCGATGGCCTGCGCACCGCCGACGACACCGACCTGTTCAACGGCTCGCCCGACCGCTTCGACTGGAAGCTCAAGGGCAAGCAGGAAATCTACATCCCCTACAACAACTACAAAGTCGGCAGCCCCGACGTGAAATACGCCCAACTGCTCACCCCCGGCCACCTCAACCCGCAATACACCCGCTACGAGCTGCACCGCGTCTGGGTGGTGGAAGGCACACTCAAGCCGGGCGCGCGGCATGTCTATTCCAAGCGAGTGCTGTTCCTCGACGAAGACAGCTGGGGTGCCGCACTGGTGGACCAGTACGACGGGCGAGGGGAGTTGTGGCGCGTGTCGATGGCCTACCTGAAAAACTTCTACGACCTGCCGACCACCTGGAGCGCACTCGACGTCTTCCACGACTTGCAGGCCCGGCGGTACTACGTGCAGAACCTGGATAACGAAGAGGCCTCCACCGTCGACTTCTCGCAACCGGTGCCGGAGGATTCGTATTTCATGCCGTCGGCGTTGCGGCAGCGGGGGACTCGGTAAACGACGGGAATCAGCTCCCTTTCTCCCTCACCCTTTCGAGAGTGGGCGGGGTGAGGGAGTAGCTCTTGGGGGAACCAGCGCATCGATGATTCAGTCATCAATTCACTGCGCAATAAAGTGTGACGAAGTAGCTGCTGAACCCAGAACAGCATCCGAGATAGATTTCGCCCTCGAACAAGATTGAAGGCGAAAGCATGCAGCGCAATATGTCCGATTCAACGGAACCCAATGCCTCCAGAGCTGATATCGCACAGATGGTTGGTGAGCTCGGCGATCAGGTAACAGATTTTCAAAAACTGTTATCTGCCTGTCATGACTCGATAAAGAGCGATGCTGACTTGCAAGGGCGAATGGCGCTGATTGATGAGCTCTACTCGCATGCTGACAGTGAAGATCACGCAGCGGCACGATTTGCGGAGTTGGTGGCTGATCGTGTGTATGAGTACGAAGCTGAAACCGTTTTGATTCCTTATCCCCTTCCGTCGGAGATGACAGAGCAACTACGTATCGCTGCCGCCCAAAACGGCCATTCCATGGAAGATGAAGCGCGGCAGATTCTGGAGAACGCGTTGGCTACGGTTGACCGAGCTGGCGGGTTAGGTACTCGGATACGCAATCGATTCGGCGCCATGGGTGGCGTCGAGCTCGATCTGCCATCACGTTCAGAAAATCTCAGCGGCTGATAAACGTTCACAAAAAGCCCGCCGCCACACTAAAACCAGTGTGGCGGCGGGCTTTTTACAGGGTGTAAAAAATG
This genomic window from Pseudomonas kribbensis contains:
- a CDS encoding DUF1329 domain-containing protein, which gives rise to MFPASRLTKTTLALLLSLTAASALAAISPQQAEQLKTSLTPMGAERAGNAAGTIPAWTGGITQAPTGYKPGQHHPDPYAADKPLFTITKANLDQYKAHLSPGQIALFSSYPDTFQMLVYPSRRSGSAPQWLYDNTLKNATSAKLLEGGSGFADAYGGVPFPVPKDGVEVLWNHITRYRGIYVVRRASEAPVQRNGSFALVTSQQEGFFNYYRPGGQFADLKNILFYYLAFVKSPARLAGGAALVHETLDQLKDPRQAWIYDAGQRRVRRAPNLAYDTPIASSDGLRTADDTDLFNGSPDRFDWKLKGKQEIYIPYNNYKVGSPDVKYAQLLTPGHLNPQYTRYELHRVWVVEGTLKPGARHVYSKRVLFLDEDSWGAALVDQYDGRGELWRVSMAYLKNFYDLPTTWSALDVFHDLQARRYYVQNLDNEEASTVDFSQPVPEDSYFMPSALRQRGTR
- a CDS encoding FitA-like ribbon-helix-helix domain-containing protein encodes the protein MTEQLRIAAAQNGHSMEDEARQILENALATVDRAGGLGTRIRNRFGAMGGVELDLPSRSENLSG